The DNA sequence AAATGAAGAGAGGGAGGGAGAACCAAACAGAAGGGAAACATTAAAGATAATATTGCCATCACAACTATATAAttaggaaaaataaataagaataacCATCACACAaggaattttaaattcaaagagATAGGGAGAAGACAaagaaagtatatatatatatactgcctgtttgaaaaaaaagagaaagcatACTAAGTGCTAACCTAATTATTGAACATAAAGGAAACCATCAAAGAAGTATTTACTATATGCAAGATTAGAAGAAAAAAATCAGCTAACGAACTAGCATACCATGTTGAGTTGTGCCCAATGCAAGATTAGTCGAGCCTAGCCAAAACACTGCATGATCTTCATCTATGTTGCGAGACATTAGAGTACTATTCCCATTAGATAGATCCAAAGATAATGAAGGATCCATTTGAGAAAATTCAGCAGTGCTGTCAGAATTTTCAGGAGGCTTCAAAGTCACCTGAGGAGCATTTTGCCCCCTTTGAGCACGATATACTCTGTCCTTTTCAACAATATCAGCTACCTTCTGATTACACAGATCAGGTCCTGAACTTATTAGATCAAATGCATGCTTCCAGAAAAGACTGGGTGAGAGACCTCTTGCCCAACTTTCTTCATCATCTCCAGCTCCTGCTATATAACTCCAGCTAAACTCAGAGGTGGTACGATGTTGATAAATCCCGCTCGAAAAGGAGGTTGAAACAAGGATAATCGGAGTGAAATCCCAGGAATCATGATCAGGTACTTCATTCAACCAGATGACAGTCTTTTGTGATATCCATAGGGGTCGTAGAGGCTTTTTCAAGCATGACGCAACAGAGGCAATATCAGCTCCACTGTCTTCCAATTGTTTACTCCACCCGTCTATACGTTCCTCAATAGCTGCTTTCTCTGTTTCAGGAACCCAAAGGGGAAGATGCAAAGAACAATCCCAATTTTGAGAGAGCATTCTTGTATTTTCAGCATGCTTAGAGGAATCAGCCTCCTGCTAGCACAAGAAGAGATGCGCAAGACTTGATGAAAGGGTACTACATCATAATTTATTCTAATAGCTTCCTAATGTAGTTCATTAATCAGATAATATATAAGaattttttgtgaaaaagaCATAATATTTCCTGGAAAGGTTGATGCCCGCAGGAGTAATGATACCCCAGATCATGCTTGGACAGTAAATGGCCAAAGATTTAATTCATTATAAAGAACAAAATGAGGTTACACGATCAATCTTTTTCTATAATAGAACTTCAAAATAGCATTATTAACAATCACCTCCTGCATTATCGTCCCACTATCTCGCAGTTTGCTGATATGATTAAGAATGGAGCGATTCAGAACACAAGTCCAAATGGGTATTGTTTTCGACATGCTATCTGGAAACCGTTTCCCTTTCCGAGTAGAGTCAACAATGATACACCCTCCTTTCTGCCCTACCCATCaaacaaacaaaacaaaacaaggTGGTCTCAGACCAAAAACCACCTAGAAAATACCATAAAATGCTAAGCTTGTAAGGTAATTAGATCCACTGTATCGAAAGAATTTGCAGGGAAATATATACCAGCAAGCTCGGCAATATGGAGGTTGAGGCGAGAGGTGTTAAATGACCAATTATTGCTGTGGCCATCGGTGGATTTGAAGTAGCAAGTAGCGTCGAATTTGGGAGAGTACCAGAGGCCACACCGGAGGTTGGCGAGAAGAGGAAGGTCGGGCCATAGCTGGGAGATCTCGCCAACAAAAATCGAGTCTTCGTATATGGATCTCAAAGCGTTGTAAAGAGTATTATCTCTTCGTTTTATGGTTCTCACAGCTCTGTATATGCTTATCTTCCCTTCACTATCCATGGATGTTGCTGTGTAAATTTGCAAGCGTTCGAGAGCTAGGGTTTAGCAGAGAGATATCGACAATTTGCTTCAGAACGACCTGTCGTTTCTATAAACCTAGGGCTCAACCACCCCTAGTCTGCAGAATTGTGAAATTCTCCAAAAGCTGGCGTCTCACCAGCGAGAGTGTCAAGTAAACGTCTTGTCGCTTATATCTAAGAAACAGCAAACGACACACTTACTACAGGTACTAATTTTTTGCTTGCAAGTCCCAACAGGCGGGATGGAGAATGGCTTCCCGCCCTGGGGTCATTGCTAAATTAATGTAAAGTTTGCAGAAAGAGCTTGTTTTCTTACAACTTCAGCTGAAACAGGCCATTGTTTTGCTGTTCTtgcttttatttaattagtgaaTTTAAACTTGGATGTAAATAAGATTATAAATTTCAAATCAAACAAGTAATAAGATAATCAGATGATCAATCAAATACATTGTTCTTGTTTTCAACTTGTAAATAATACATTCATTATATGGCTTATGTCTTGCTAGTTCTGTACTTTGCTGCATTCCTCAGCATTCCTCCTTTGACAGATGATGCTGGATTGATTGCCTTTCTTATCTTGAATATATTCCAAGCAGTGTTGATACAGTGCCCTGCAGTTGCAAACGCATCCTCAGTAGCCTCCCCTGCGTTTTCGCCAAACCTGTCGCCAGAAAATAACAATTTCCAGGAACAACAGGCGTTACTCACTGAAGAAATTCAAGGGCATCAGCGACTGAAGGCATATGCTGCCTCTTCTATACAAGTGAAATATAATTGCATCCCATTTTAGCTATTCTTGGATTGGATGAATTATCCAAAAAGAATAGCTTAACTGTAGCAAGAGCACGAAAAATTGAGCGTTTCATAGGTGATTACCTATTAGTGACCATTCTGCTTGTAGCCTTTGAGGTTGCAGAGAAAGCTTGTTTTTCAGCAGCTTCAGCTGCATCTACAATCTTGTCTGGAGTTGGCAAAATAAAAAATGCAGTAATTCATATAAGAACTTGTTTGGATTCATCCCACATTGCCTAATAACTTGGATTAATTATTATGATGCATTAATCATTTTGGTTAAAGTGAAAAGTgctca is a window from the Manihot esculenta cultivar AM560-2 chromosome 16, M.esculenta_v8, whole genome shotgun sequence genome containing:
- the LOC110604008 gene encoding tRNA A64-2'-O-ribosylphosphate transferase isoform X4; translation: MATAIIGHLTPLASTSILPSLLKGGCIIVDSTRKGKRFPDSMSKTIPIWTCVLNRSILNHISKLRDSGTIMQEEADSSKHAENTRMLSQNWDCSLHLPLWVPETEKAAIEERIDGWSKQLEDSGADIASVASCLKKPLRPLWISQKTVIWLNEVPDHDSWDFTPIILVSTSFSSGIYQHRTTSEFSWSYIAGAGDDEESWARGLSPSLFWKHAFDLISSGPDLCNQKVADIVEKDRVYRAQRGQNAPQVTLKPPENSDSTAEFSQMDPSLSLDLSNGNSTLMSRNIDEDHAVFWLGSTNLALGTTQHAAHASDVDCILNCDQESFQTHLQDSEAYLHLPMLSSKLDRFSILSNLPAAVSFAKANLGKGNRLLVCCNNGEDISVCVCLAILTSLFSDAGTFDDGESFRNIQITKCEMRRRLIFICKFAVTARPSRGNLKQVFAFLSGQRSPSSRSHCRSANQEECC
- the LOC110604008 gene encoding uncharacterized protein C3F10.06c isoform X3; amino-acid sequence: MDSEGKISIYRAVRTIKRRDNTLYNALRSIYEDSIFVGEISQLWPDLPLLANLRCGLWYSPKFDATCYFKSTDGHSNNWSFNTSRLNLHIAELAGQKGGCIIVDSTRKGKRFPDSMSKTIPIWTCVLNRSILNHISKLRDSGTIMQEEADSSKHAENTRMLSQNWDCSLHLPLWVPETEKAAIEERIDGWSKQLEDSGADIASVASCLKKPLRPLWISQKTVIWLNEVPDHDSWDFTPIILVSTSFSSGIYQHRTTSEFSWSYIAGAGDDEESWARGLSPSLFWKHAFDLISSGPDLCNQKVADIVEKDRVYRAQRGQNAPQVTLKPPENSDSTAEFSQMDPSLSLDLSNGNSTLMSRNIDEDHAVFWLGSTNLALGTTQHAAHASDVDCILNCDQESFQTHLQDSEAYLHLPMLSSKLDRFSILSNLPAAVSFAKANLGKGNRLLVCCNNGTFDDGESFRNIQITKCEMRRRLIFICKFAVTARPSRGNLKQVFAFLSGQRSPSSRSHCRSANQEECC
- the LOC110604008 gene encoding uncharacterized protein C3F10.06c isoform X2 is translated as MDSEGKISIYRAVRTIKRRDNTLYNALRSIYEDSIFVGEISQLWPDLPLLANLRCGLWYSPKFDATCYFKSTDGHSNNWSFNTSRLNLHIAELAGQKGGCIIVDSTRKGKRFPDSMSKTIPIWTCVLNRSILNHISKLRDSGTIMQEEADSSKHAENTRMLSQNWDCSLHLPLWVPETEKAAIEERIDGWSKQLEDSGADIASVASCLKKPLRPLWISQKTVIWLNEVPDHDSWDFTPIILVSTSFSSGIYQHRTTSEFSWSYIAGAGDDEESWARGLSPSLFWKHAFDLISSGPDLCNQKVADIVEKDRVYRAQRGQNAPQVTLKPPENSDSTAEFSQMDPSLSLDLSNGNSTLMSRNIDEDHAVFWLGSTNLALGTTQHAHASDVDCILNCDQESFQTHLQDSEAYLHLPMLSSKLDRFSILSNLPAAVSFAKANLGKGNRLLVCCNNGEDISVCVCLAILTSLFSDAGTFDDGESFRNIQITKCEMRRRLIFICKFAVTARPSRGNLKQVFAFLSGQRSPSSRSHCRSANQEECC
- the LOC110604008 gene encoding uncharacterized protein C3F10.06c isoform X1, yielding MDSEGKISIYRAVRTIKRRDNTLYNALRSIYEDSIFVGEISQLWPDLPLLANLRCGLWYSPKFDATCYFKSTDGHSNNWSFNTSRLNLHIAELAGQKGGCIIVDSTRKGKRFPDSMSKTIPIWTCVLNRSILNHISKLRDSGTIMQEEADSSKHAENTRMLSQNWDCSLHLPLWVPETEKAAIEERIDGWSKQLEDSGADIASVASCLKKPLRPLWISQKTVIWLNEVPDHDSWDFTPIILVSTSFSSGIYQHRTTSEFSWSYIAGAGDDEESWARGLSPSLFWKHAFDLISSGPDLCNQKVADIVEKDRVYRAQRGQNAPQVTLKPPENSDSTAEFSQMDPSLSLDLSNGNSTLMSRNIDEDHAVFWLGSTNLALGTTQHAAHASDVDCILNCDQESFQTHLQDSEAYLHLPMLSSKLDRFSILSNLPAAVSFAKANLGKGNRLLVCCNNGEDISVCVCLAILTSLFSDAGTFDDGESFRNIQITKCEMRRRLIFICKFAVTARPSRGNLKQVFAFLSGQRSPSSRSHCRSANQEECC
- the LOC110604008 gene encoding uncharacterized protein C3F10.06c isoform X5, with translation MSKTIPIWTCVLNRSILNHISKLRDSGTIMQEEADSSKHAENTRMLSQNWDCSLHLPLWVPETEKAAIEERIDGWSKQLEDSGADIASVASCLKKPLRPLWISQKTVIWLNEVPDHDSWDFTPIILVSTSFSSGIYQHRTTSEFSWSYIAGAGDDEESWARGLSPSLFWKHAFDLISSGPDLCNQKVADIVEKDRVYRAQRGQNAPQVTLKPPENSDSTAEFSQMDPSLSLDLSNGNSTLMSRNIDEDHAVFWLGSTNLALGTTQHAAHASDVDCILNCDQESFQTHLQDSEAYLHLPMLSSKLDRFSILSNLPAAVSFAKANLGKGNRLLVCCNNGEDISVCVCLAILTSLFSDAGTFDDGESFRNIQITKCEMRRRLIFICKFAVTARPSRGNLKQVFAFLSGQRSPSSRSHCRSANQEECC